The Pseudomonadota bacterium DNA segment GGGCACCTCGACCTTGAAAACCAGGGCCTGTCGATAATCAGGCAACAGCTTACGCAGCGACTCAGGCCCGCCGACATGCGGCGGGCAACTCAGCGAACGACCATAACCATCGCAGCACGGCTCGAAACACATTCCCGCCAGCTCATCCCGGACCACAATCTCGGCCGCATCAATTAAAACCGCGTCAACCGCACCCAGATGCCGGGCCAGATCCAATAAAGTTTCCCGATTATCCATTACATGTCGCCCATGTTAAAGGTCACCAACCTTTAATGCCGCAGTCAGATTCCGCATTTTTTCGCCCGCAAGCAAGCAACGCTTAAATTACAGGGCAAAAACCCGCAGCTGATACTACCAGACTGATCACCCGATTTCAAACATTTTCCATCACTATACCGTCACTTTCAGTCAGAAAAACAAAGATTATCGCCCCAGGGACCGCGGGCCAAGAGGTTCTCGACTTCAGACCCAGAAAAGCCGGTCGGGGCAGTTCCCCGGACCGGCTTTTCTATCTGTGAAACGCATTTTTTTTTAAATCGTGCTCATTCTAGCGGGAGGCGACCCGACAATCCCGGCACAAATCGAAAAAATCCTCAGGCAGATCGGCTTTTTTCTGAAAATAATCGCACTGAAAAGCCGGAGCGACTTCAACCCCGCAGGCTTTGCAGTATTTCAGTTCCAGAACCCGGGACCAGCGGTCGATGATCTTCTGGTCACCATCCTCCTGAATCTGAATCGCGCCGGTCGGGCAAACGTAAACACAGGCTCCGCAACCGATACACTGTTCCGCCTCCCCACCAAAAGGCGGCACCACCACCCGCTCAGCCCCGCGCTGGGCAAAGGTGATGGCATTGGCGCCCACCACTTCGCGGCAGACCCGCTCGCAGAGACCGCACAAAATACAATCATCGTAACGCAACTCAAAACGCGAGCCGCTCAAACCATGTTTCGCCGCCAGACGATCGAGCTCGGGCGAGGTGTTGCAGCGGGCCAGCAGCATCTCCAGCACCATCCGCCGGGCTTTGACCGCCGTTTTACTCTCGGTTTCAACCACCAGGGGCTTGGTGATCGGATAGTTACAGGAGGTGGTCACCGTCGACCGGTCTCCCTCGACGATCTCAACCAGACAGAGCCGGCAGGCTCCGTAGGGCTCAAGCAATTCATGGTTACAGAGGGTCGGAATCTTAATATTGAGCGCAGCGGCCGCTTTGAGAATCGTCGTTCCGCGCTCGACTTCACTTTTTTTCCCGTTAATCGTGACAGCAATCATGATCATTCCTCCCTAAGCCTGAACATCAGCGGTCAAAGCCTTGCAAACTCCGGCCGGGCACTGCTTGTCATTAATGTGAGCCAGATACTCATCCCGAAAATAACGTAGGGTACTCAAAACCGGATTGGGCGCGGTTTTACCGAGCCCACACATCGAAGCCTGCTGAATCACCGGCGCCATTTCCTCCAACAGTTCAAGATCGGACAGGGTTCCTTTACCGAACGTGATTTTTTCCAGAATTTCATACATGCGCTGCAGTCCCTCGCGGCAGGTCGTACACTTGCCGCAGGATTCTTCCTTGAGGAAGCCAACAAAATATTTGGCGACATCCACCATGCAGGTCTGGTCATCCATGACGATCATGCCGCCCGAGCCCATCATTGAACCGATTTTGGTCAACTCGTCAAAATCAACCGGCATGTCGAGATGGGCCTCGGGAATGCAGCCGCCCGAAGGCCCGCCGGTCTGCACCGCTTTGAAAGAGCGGTTTTTGGGAATTCCCCCTCCGATTTCAAAGATAATCTTACGCAGGCTGGTCCCCATCGGCACCTCGACCAAGCCGGTATTCTTGACCTTGCCGACGAGGCTGAAAATCTTGGTCCCGGCACTGCCGGCCGTGCCGATGCTTTTATACCAGGCGGCACCACGGTTGATAATCAGCGGCACATTCGCCCAGGTTTCCACATTGTTGAGAACTGTAGGTTTGCCCCAGAGACCGCTCTCGGCCATATGAATATGTTTGGCCCGGGGTTCGCCGACCTCTCCTTCGATCGAGGCGATCAGAGCACTGGATTCACCACAGACAAAGGCGCCGCCGCCCTTGCTGATATGAATGTCGAAACTGAAGTCACTGCCCAAAATGTTTTCGCCCAGCAATCCGAGGGCCCGGGCCCGGTCAATGGCACACTGCAGATTCCTGACCGCCTGCGGGTATTCGTTCCGCACGTAAACATAGCCGGCCGTGCCCCCGATGGCAAAAGCGCCGATCATCATCCCTTCGACAATGGCGTGAGGATTACCTTCGAGCAGGCTACGGTCCATGTAGGCTCCGGGATCGCCTTCGTCGGCATTACAGATCACGTACTTGACCGCGCCGACGGCTTTTTTCGCCGATTCCCATTTGCGACCGGTAGGAAAGCCACCGCCCCCCCGCCCGCGCAGACCGGCCTCCTTGACCTCGGCCAGCACCTGATCGGCGCTCATCGTGGCCAGGACCTTCTGCAGGGCCTGGTAACCGCCGATCGCCAGATAATCCTCGATACTGGTCGGATCAATATAGCCGTTGTCTCCGAAAACCAAACGTTCCTGCAATCTGTAAAAAGGCACATCCGCCTCAAGTTTAATCCGCTGTTTGGTCTTAGAATCGAAAAAAAGCAACTTGTCCAGCACTTCACCTTTGGCGATCGTCTGACTGACAATTTCGGCGACTTGTTTTTCCTTGACCCGCTGATACAGGATTCCTTCCGGCCGGATTACGGCCAGAGGCCCTTTTTCACAATAACCATGGCAGCCGGTGGTTTTAACCTCGACCTTTTTCCCCAAGCCGGCTTTCTCCAGCTCCGCCCGCAAGAGTTCGACCACCTTGTCACAACCATGCGCCTGGCAACCGGTACCGGTACAAACGGTGACCATGGGCCGGTCGGGATCCCGCTCGGCCCGACACTGATCGCGATAGGCATCCAGCCCGGATGCACTCTCTATCTTCTTCATATCCTTAAAATCCTCGTCATGTAAGAGTTTGCCTGCTTGGGAACGCTCCGCCGCAGAACGCAGGACGGCGAACCCGCGTTTTCAACGAAAACGACTGAGCAGCTCAGGAACCTTGTCGGCGTCCAATTCACCATAGTAATCTTCATCAATGACGGCTACCGGGCCCAGGGCGCAGGCGCCGACGCAGTTAACCGTTTCAATCGAGAACTTGAAATCGCCGGTGGTTCCGCCATCGACAATACCGAGTTCACCTTCAAAAGCCGCCAGCACTCGCGCCGCACCGCGGACATGGCAGGCCGTCCCGACACAGAGACTGACCATATGTTCACCCTTGGGCTCAAGATTGAAGGCTTTGAAAAAGGTGGCGATGCGATACACCTTGGCCACCGGCAGCACCAGATGAGCGGCCAGGGACTCGAGGGCTTCGCGGGCCAGGAAACGATTCTTATTGCGTATCTGAATCTCCTGCAACATGGCGATCAGATTGGCGGGATTATTGTCGTAGAGGGCTGCAACCTCCAAGCTTACCGTTTCTGCACTCATAATGACCCCCTTTTAGTTGAGCTCCGACCGGCTCATTTGGATTTTTTTCTGCAGGCGGTCATAGGATTTATCAACCTGCGCCTGTATCTCGGCGATATTGGCGGCACTCAAGTGCCGAAAACGCCCCTGCGGTTTCAGATAATCGATCACCGGCCGATGATGCTTGTGGGTCACGGTCATACGGTACTCGCCGTTTTCAATTTCGTACAGCGGAAAAACCTTGCTTTCGACCGCGATCCGACCAATACTGACCGCGAGATTGGGCGCCATGCGCCACCCCGTCGGACAGGGCACGAAACAGTGAATATAAGCCGGCCCCGGCATCGCCGCCGCCTTTTTAACCTTGGCCATCAGGTCAAAGGGATAACTCGGCGAGGCGGTGGCGACATAGGGTATATTATGGGCCGCGGCAATCTCGGCGACATTCTTTTTCATCGTATGCTGACCCAGGGGCTCGACTTCACCAGCAGGCGAGGTCGTGGTCGTGGCCCCATAGGGCGTTGAGCTCGAACGCTGAATCCCCGTGTTCATATAGGCCTCGTTATCATAACAGATATAGATCATGTCATGACCGCGCTCCAGCGCTCCGGAAAGAGCCTGCAGACCGATGTCAACAGTGCCCCCGTCTCCGGCCTGAGCGACGATGGTGATTTTGCGATCCACCGGATATCTGCCTTTTCTTTTCAGAACCTTGATGCCGGCCTCGACCCCGGAAGCCACGGCGGCGGCATTTTCAAAGGCGACATGAATCCAGGGCACCTGCCAGGCGGAATGAGGATATGACGAAGTTACGATCTCCAGACAGCCGGTGGCATTGGCGATGATATAATCTTTTCCCAGGGTCTTGGCCACCAGGCGGGCCGCGAGCAGCTCGGTGCAGCCCTGACAGGCACGATGACCGGAAGCCAGAGATTCCTGCTGCGGCGCCAGTTTGGCGGCGTAAACGTTAAAATTCTCCATTATTCCCGCACTCCTATCATCTTGTATTGGTGGATTTCCTTGACTTTCGCCATAGCTTCAGCCTGAGTGATCATCACGGCAAAGTCGTCGATCGTGATATCACGCCCTCCGAGACCGGCGATAAAGCTGGCGACATAGGGCGCGTCCTGAACCGAGTACAGAGCGGAACGGATTTCCCCGGCCACGGGTCCGCCGGTGCCGCCGGAGGAAACGGCCCGGTCAACTACCGCCAGAGTCTTCACCCCCGGCATGGCCGCGATCAGATCCTCCACGGGAAACGGCCGCCAGAGACGCAGCCGCAACAGGCCGACCGGACGCTGTTCCTGATCTCGCAGCCGATCGATCGTTTCCATAGCGGTTTCACTGACACTGCCCATGGTCAGGAGCAAGGTTTCGGCCCCTTCGGCACGATAACTTTCGACAACCTGATAACGGCGCCCGAATCGCTTGCCAAAATCGGCGAAAACCTCTTTGATCACCGCCATCGAAGCCTTCAGAACCTCGTCCTGACATTTCTTGGCTTCGGTGTAGATCTCCGGAATCCCGACCATGCCCATGCTGACCGGAGCATCCGGATTAAGCTGGACCGCCGGTTGGTATGCAGGCAGAAATTGATCGACCTCATCCTGATCAAGAAATTCATGGGGTTCGATCACATGACTTAAGGTAAAGCCGTCGATATTGACGCTGATCGGCAGCAACACCCGATGATCTTCGGCGATTTTGAAAGACTGCAGGGTCAGGTCGTAGGCCTCCTGACCGTTTTCGGCAAAAATCGCAATCCAGCCGGTATCACGTACGCTCATGATGTCGCTGTGATCGTTCCAGATACTGATCGGTCCGGACAAGGAACGATTGGCGATCGTCATCACCACCGGCAGACGCAGGGCCGGAATAATAAACAGAATCTCGTTCATCAGGGCCAGCCCCTGCGAGCTGGTCGCGGTATAGGTTCTGGCGCCGGCGGCGGCGGTTCCGGCGCAGACGCTCATGGCCGAATGCTCCGATTCCACCGGAATAAAGGCGGCATCAAGTGTGCCTTCGGCCACCAGCTCCGAAAGGTGCTCAACGATATGAGTCTGCGGCGTAATCGGATAGGCAGCTATGGCATCAACATTAGCCTGTTTAACCGCCTCACTGATCGCCAGTGAAACCTCAATCCCTACTCTTTTTCCCATCACTCGCCCTCCTCAACCATGCTGATACAGCCGGTCCAGCACTCGGTCGCGCAGATACCGCAACCCTTGCAATGCTCCAGATCAAAATCATAGCTGCCATCCGCCGCCAGCACGATCGAACCTTCCGGGCAAACCAGATAGCAGACCCCGCATTTGATACATTTGCTCTTGTCGGTTTGCGGCCGCTGCGAACGCCAGTCACCGGTCCGGTACTCAGCCGCGCAACCGGGCTGAGTCACCATGAAACCCAGATCATATTCATGCCAGGCTTTTTCATTGAATTTTTTCGTCACCGCTGTTCTCCTTAATTTTTCTGCTTAAGAACAAAGATCATAGGCTTTTTACATCGTGGAACACCTGCGCGACCCAAGCCGCCCCTTCTGCAGACCACACCAGGACAACCGCCGCCTTTTCCACTTCAGGTCGCTATCGAGACTCGACCTCGGTCTCTTCATAAGCCCGGCGCATGGCTTTGATATTACGAGCTGCGATGCGACCGAAACGCGCTTCCAAAGGACTGACTAGGGCCTCAATCGGCACGATGCGACAAGCTTTGACCGCAGCCCCCAACATGGTTGTATTGGTAATCGGCAACCCCAGCTCCTCGATCGCGATATGGGTTGCGTCGACACGGGCCAGGGCGCTTTTAAAACCATAGACACGCCGCAATTCGGACAAGGATTTGCCACTGTTGATAACCAGCATGCCCTCGGGCTTCAGCCCCTCTTCAACATTGACGATCGACAACACCGAAGGATCCAGGACCAGCACGACATCCGGACTATAGACCTTGGTCCGGTTGCGGATTTTCTCATCACTGACCCGGGCGAAAGCGATTACCGGAGCCCCACGGCGCTCAGGCCCGAAACTGGGAAAAGCCTGGGCGAACTTGCCTTCGTTGATCGCGGCGATGGCTAGCATTTCGGCGGAAGTGACTCCACCCTGGCCACCTCGACCGTGCACTCTGACTTCGATCATATGAAGATCTCCTCTTTGCTAATTGATAACCTGCGGTAACCCTGCAACCCATGTATACGATAAGGTTAAACGGTGTACTGTATACAATACAAAAAATCAAAAGTGAAGCGCTTATTGCTGCAACAGGGTAAAATTAGGTAAAATTAACCCTGGCGAATATCTTTTCTCAAAATTATTAAAAGGGATTCCGCCCATCCAGAGATTTCTGAATGGTCACCGGATCCATATATTCAAGGTCGGCGCCGACCGGCAGGCCGCAGGCCGGTCGGCTCAGAAGGATTCCCAAGGGACGCAGAAAGCGGCTGAGGTAAAGAGCCGTGGCATTTCCCTCCACCGTGGGATTGGTGGCCAGCACCACTTCACTGATCTTTTCGGCGACAATATTATGGTAAAGTTTTTCGAGGCGCAACTCCTCTGGGCCGATCCCCTGTATCGGCGCCAGGGTGCCGTGCAGAACAAAATATCGGCCTTTAAAAGCCCCACTGTTTTCGATTGAGATAAGATCTGCCGGATACTCCACCACGCAGAGCTTATTCCGGTCGCGGGCGTAATCCCGACATAGGGGGCAGGGATCCTGCTCCGTCAGGTTCTGGCAGAAGGAGCAAAGCAGCAGACGATTTTTGACATCGATAATCGCCGCGGCCAGCCTTTCAGCTTCGCCAAGGGGCAGGCGAACCATGTGAAACGCCAGGCGGGCCGCTGTCTTGCGCCCAACTCCGGGCAATTTTTTCAGTTCTTCAACCAGGCCCAACAGGGCTTCAGGATAACTAGGCATAGTTTTTGGGCCGAAACCTTCCGGCCTCGGCCGCCGTCGGTTACAACTATTTCTGGGAAAGTTCGGTCAGAACCCCGTTCGAGGTTTTAGGATGAACAAACGCGATTTTAGCACCGTGCGCCCCACAACGAGGTTCTTCATCCACCAGCTTGGCGCCCTTCTCCTTCAAACCCTTGAGC contains these protein-coding regions:
- a CDS encoding 2Fe-2S iron-sulfur cluster binding domain-containing protein, producing MIMIAVTINGKKSEVERGTTILKAAAALNIKIPTLCNHELLEPYGACRLCLVEIVEGDRSTVTTSCNYPITKPLVVETESKTAVKARRMVLEMLLARCNTSPELDRLAAKHGLSGSRFELRYDDCILCGLCERVCREVVGANAITFAQRGAERVVVPPFGGEAEQCIGCGACVYVCPTGAIQIQEDGDQKIIDRWSRVLELKYCKACGVEVAPAFQCDYFQKKADLPEDFFDLCRDCRVASR
- a CDS encoding NADH-quinone oxidoreductase subunit F is translated as MKKIESASGLDAYRDQCRAERDPDRPMVTVCTGTGCQAHGCDKVVELLRAELEKAGLGKKVEVKTTGCHGYCEKGPLAVIRPEGILYQRVKEKQVAEIVSQTIAKGEVLDKLLFFDSKTKQRIKLEADVPFYRLQERLVFGDNGYIDPTSIEDYLAIGGYQALQKVLATMSADQVLAEVKEAGLRGRGGGGFPTGRKWESAKKAVGAVKYVICNADEGDPGAYMDRSLLEGNPHAIVEGMMIGAFAIGGTAGYVYVRNEYPQAVRNLQCAIDRARALGLLGENILGSDFSFDIHISKGGGAFVCGESSALIASIEGEVGEPRAKHIHMAESGLWGKPTVLNNVETWANVPLIINRGAAWYKSIGTAGSAGTKIFSLVGKVKNTGLVEVPMGTSLRKIIFEIGGGIPKNRSFKAVQTGGPSGGCIPEAHLDMPVDFDELTKIGSMMGSGGMIVMDDQTCMVDVAKYFVGFLKEESCGKCTTCREGLQRMYEILEKITFGKGTLSDLELLEEMAPVIQQASMCGLGKTAPNPVLSTLRYFRDEYLAHINDKQCPAGVCKALTADVQA
- a CDS encoding NAD(P)H-dependent oxidoreductase subunit E → MSAETVSLEVAALYDNNPANLIAMLQEIQIRNKNRFLAREALESLAAHLVLPVAKVYRIATFFKAFNLEPKGEHMVSLCVGTACHVRGAARVLAAFEGELGIVDGGTTGDFKFSIETVNCVGACALGPVAVIDEDYYGELDADKVPELLSRFR
- a CDS encoding pyruvate synthase subunit beta; the protein is MENFNVYAAKLAPQQESLASGHRACQGCTELLAARLVAKTLGKDYIIANATGCLEIVTSSYPHSAWQVPWIHVAFENAAAVASGVEAGIKVLKRKGRYPVDRKITIVAQAGDGGTVDIGLQALSGALERGHDMIYICYDNEAYMNTGIQRSSSTPYGATTTTSPAGEVEPLGQHTMKKNVAEIAAAHNIPYVATASPSYPFDLMAKVKKAAAMPGPAYIHCFVPCPTGWRMAPNLAVSIGRIAVESKVFPLYEIENGEYRMTVTHKHHRPVIDYLKPQGRFRHLSAANIAEIQAQVDKSYDRLQKKIQMSRSELN
- the porA gene encoding pyruvate ferredoxin oxidoreductase, whose amino-acid sequence is MGKRVGIEVSLAISEAVKQANVDAIAAYPITPQTHIVEHLSELVAEGTLDAAFIPVESEHSAMSVCAGTAAAGARTYTATSSQGLALMNEILFIIPALRLPVVMTIANRSLSGPISIWNDHSDIMSVRDTGWIAIFAENGQEAYDLTLQSFKIAEDHRVLLPISVNIDGFTLSHVIEPHEFLDQDEVDQFLPAYQPAVQLNPDAPVSMGMVGIPEIYTEAKKCQDEVLKASMAVIKEVFADFGKRFGRRYQVVESYRAEGAETLLLTMGSVSETAMETIDRLRDQEQRPVGLLRLRLWRPFPVEDLIAAMPGVKTLAVVDRAVSSGGTGGPVAGEIRSALYSVQDAPYVASFIAGLGGRDITIDDFAVMITQAEAMAKVKEIHQYKMIGVRE
- the porD gene encoding pyruvate synthase subunit PorD (catalyzes the ferredoxin-dependent oxidative decarboxylation of pyruvate to form acetyl-CoA), producing the protein MVTQPGCAAEYRTGDWRSQRPQTDKSKCIKCGVCYLVCPEGSIVLAADGSYDFDLEHCKGCGICATECWTGCISMVEEGE
- a CDS encoding pyruvate synthase, giving the protein MIEVRVHGRGGQGGVTSAEMLAIAAINEGKFAQAFPSFGPERRGAPVIAFARVSDEKIRNRTKVYSPDVVLVLDPSVLSIVNVEEGLKPEGMLVINSGKSLSELRRVYGFKSALARVDATHIAIEELGLPITNTTMLGAAVKACRIVPIEALVSPLEARFGRIAARNIKAMRRAYEETEVESR
- the recR gene encoding recombination protein RecR, yielding MPSYPEALLGLVEELKKLPGVGRKTAARLAFHMVRLPLGEAERLAAAIIDVKNRLLLCSFCQNLTEQDPCPLCRDYARDRNKLCVVEYPADLISIENSGAFKGRYFVLHGTLAPIQGIGPEELRLEKLYHNIVAEKISEVVLATNPTVEGNATALYLSRFLRPLGILLSRPACGLPVGADLEYMDPVTIQKSLDGRNPF